The proteins below come from a single Puntigrus tetrazona isolate hp1 unplaced genomic scaffold, ASM1883169v1 S000000151, whole genome shotgun sequence genomic window:
- the cep57 gene encoding centrosomal protein of 57 kDa isoform X3: MSDRVSLSSYTEYPAGRPFINTPFTHRAVKAFPESSGAAILSALKNLQEKIRLLELERCEAQQKLQNVSRESTHSVHRDDDDTHTNHDLLSQLSAAEARCSRLEKQLEHMRKTVRNTESDRTAVLRRQVSLERLGSADQVDVQLKLQKLDLLEQEYHRLTETQSSAERKIRQLERKLQEEEHQRKLVQDKAAQLQTGLEANRLLIQSVSPRPRKPGRNHQKKLAAKKHPSQPQPHYRLSLGDVPFVTGTSTASSHSVRANVQHVLHLMKQHHPQLCNERVLGHAPSTNHSAREASSSSSSSSSCGEELSELLLTLQDEFGHMSFEQQELAKQIQSCVSDRLRQDLEREMETLVKRMENKGEQIAKVRRHQAQMEKLRRRCGQQSDGGQLKVSVKLKDRPGERSRDSLRLLKDMRSLQTSLRCWEY; encoded by the exons ctaTTCTGTCTGCGCTGAAGAACCTGCAGGAGAAGATCCGTCTTTTAGAGCTGGAGCGATGTGAAGCTCAGCAGAAGCTCCAGAACGTCTCCAGAGAATCCACACACTCCGTCCACCGAGACGAcgacgacacacacacaaaccacg atcttCTCTCTCAGTTGTCTGCGGCCGAAGCTCGATGCTCACGCTTGGAGAAACAGTTGGAGCACATGAGGAAGACCGTGAGAAACACCGAATCGGACAGAACCGCTGTACTTCGCAGACAG GTGTCTCTGGAGCGTCTGGGCTCTGCGGATCAGGTCGATGTTCAGCTGAAGCTGCAGAAGCTGGATCTCCTGGAGCAGGAGTATCATCGTCTGACGGAGACCCAGAGCTCCGCCGAGAGGAAGATCAGGCAGCTGGAGAGAAAACTACAGGAAGAGGAGCATCAGAGGAAGCTGGTGCAGGACAAAGCAGCTCAG TTGCAGACGGGTCTAGAAGCCAATCGTCTGCTCATTCAGTCTGTGTCTCCACGTCCACGTAAACCCGGCAGAAACCATCAGAAGAAGCTCGCAGCGAAG AAACATCCCTCTCAGCCTCAGCCGCATTACAGACTCAGTCTGGGAGACGTGCCGTTTGTGACCGGGACG TCGACAGCCTCGAGTCACTCTGTGCGAGCAAACGTCCAGCACGTCCTTCATCTTATGAAGCAGCATCATCCTCAGCTGTGTAACGAGCGAGTGCTGGGACACGCCCCCTCCACCAATCACAGCGCCCGTGAGGCCAGCAGtagctcctcctcttcctcttcctgtgggGAGGAGCTGTCAGAGCTGCTGCTGACGCTGCAGGACGAGTTTGGACACATGAGCTT cgAGCAGCAGGAGTTGGCCAAACAGATCCAGTCGTGTGTTTCGGATCGCTTGCGGCAGGATTTGGAGCGTGAGATGGAGACGCTGGTGAAGAGGATGGAGAATAAAGGAGAACAGATCGCTAAAGTCCGGAGACATCAAGCTCAG ATGGAGAAGCTGAGGCGGCGGTGCGGTCAGCAgagtgacggaggacagctgaAGGTCTCGGTGAAGCTGAAAGACCGGCCGGGAGAGCGCAGTCGAGACAGTCTGCGTCTGCTGAAGGACATGCGCTCGCTGCAGACCTCGCTGCGCTGCTGGGAATactga